TATTTATACCAGACATCTGTAGCTTGCTTATGGACAGAGAGAACTCTCTCAATTTGTTTACcatttccacacacagagcagtGTCATCTCATTGAGATTTCGGTTTATAAATAACTCATAAATATACTCGTATCTCGCTACTctttttttgatgtttttccATCTCCCATTTCAATGAAACATATTTCCATAATCTTGCATTTACATTCACGAGCATTGCTCAACATTTTCTGGGAGCTTAATGCCAcaccccagcccagccccgaGCCAATCCTTTCCGCGGCAATCTGTTCATTTCATTATTAATTCAACAAGTGTTATGGAAATCAAATTTGAGTGGCCCGCCGGGCATATATTTAGGCAATTATTGGGATGGCCCAACGTTTGTCGCGCATCAATATTATTCCAAAATAGTTCCCCCAAGACCACTCGATTGTTTTCTGCATACTTTATGAGAACCATTTTGGATGTTAATGGATGGGGAATATTTATGCTCGCTGACCGCTACTTTGCCTAcaataattgtttgttaattACATTAAGTGTCGACCTACGCCTCGTTTTTCCATCTAGGGTTTGGCagggggctggggcagggagcggcagcagcggcaattaACTGCCAGACGGGCGGTAGTCAGCCCCACAAATTAGTCATGACTAAGTTTGTACTCGAACTCGCACTCGTAGTGCCCATATCTGCCCTCGGTGTGCCAGATCTTAACGATGTTAAGGGCGGctacaaatatgcaaatttaaatgcatatttgaGTGTAATTAAAAACACAGTATGAAGGGAATGTAGGGACTGGAACTGCATGCAAAAATTGAGTCAAATTTATGTCAGCCTTGCTGCAAATGTTAAGAATTTGGATTTGACTGTAGACAGGGaaaatgttattatttatCAGGCAATACATGGTACTAATAGCTACTGTACATGTGCACAAATATGGTAAATAGTTAATTGGAAGctctgaaaatataattatgatGCAGCAGACAATCTTGGGAGTGCCTTAATGTGTTTGatcaataaatgaaaatgatttatcAGAGCAACTGGAGGTACAATAATAATTCCTCACTTTTGTGTGTAGTCTCTTAACCATAAGATATAGTTTATAGttattatttatagtttatagCATATGTAACAGCCACCCCCTACAAACAAGGCACTCAATTGTTATTAATAATTGCTGCCTCGATAATTGTCTGTtcgtttaattattttgcaatttatttccatCAAAACGATCAAAACCTTATTGGAAATTACATTAAACAGCGGAAAACTATTTGCTGAAAATTCCtagaaattaatcaaaaattcCAACACGTACACAGacagtaaaatattttaatggctataaataaatgtagcAAAAATAGTTCGCTGGCCTTTGAAGTGCCTTAAACTGTCTCTGCTTCGAGttaaagaaaaatatgcattaaaattTGATGGCTCAATGAATCCTCAATGAAATCAATATCTGAATCCACATACAAAATGCACTAAAaccaattttatttgcttttctttctgctgctgtagtGCCCGGACACCCACAGGTGGTGCGCAGCTGCTACTTCGGGGACGTCAGCAACACTCAGACAGGCTGCACCTCGGATCCCTCCCTGCCCTTCGCCAAGCAGCTGAGCTGTGATGTCTGCACCAAGGACGAGTGCAATGGATCCGCCACCCTCGCCCCCCTTGCCGGCGCCATTCTGCTCTTCTTCGGCGTCGCTCGCCTGCTGGCCTAAGAGAGCGACGGAGAgcggcgctctctctctctctctctcacccacaCTCTCTTTCCATATCCGTGGTAGATGTTGTGCCCGCTTTTATCATCGAATCGCTTGAATAATTCTCTTGAATGTGAATACCAATCCGCAtctgtgttttttgctgcacACCGTCGAACATTTGTTGTCTGCATTCGAAtcgctttatttatttgaaataaatattttgttaattgtCCACCAACACACTTGGGATTATATTGAATATTGGGAGACTATTCTGGGAGACTGTCAATATAATGGGTGGCAATTGGTTTGCTGGTTGATCAGTGGTTGTTTCCACCATTCCCTActctcttctctgttctcATACTCCGACGCTGGCCTGAAATATTCTACCGGAAATCGCTGCCTTAGACTGAAATTCTACATTTATCCTCTACTTCACGGATTTAGCTATTATGGgaaatttgtacaaaaaacTTTGGACGTTATTTTCCAGCCTTTCGgctaacaaacaaatatttcgaaGCATACTTTGAGGAAATGTATGGCACTGTATCGATGGTAGTCATTCAGTGTGTAGTTTCAATAGTAATTCAGGAAAAGTATGGCCATGAAATGCTCAAAGAGTTGTGGCTCCgctgcaaacatttctttgaTTCTTCCTCCGCACACAAGACATATGAGGCACCCGATGAAATACCAGGTCtaaattccattcaatttcgTTCTCTTCTGCCTTTGACTCATGCTGCAGCCGGCCTTGCTCTTTGTTCAACTTTTGGAACTCTCTTCTCTGACGATAATAGAACAGAAAAGTCCAAGATGTATAAATCTGGGGTGGAGGCGTAAGTCAGTCACTCTGTGCGCCGTGATTTTAGTGCACTTTGCTTGGGTAGCGTCCATGATTTCCATGGGAATGCCAACGTAAGAGCTTCCCAATATTTGTTCCATCACACCTTTTCTCCTCGCACACTTTCTCCCAGTCTCCTCCCAGTCCCTTCCACCTCCAACCCCACTCTCGGCCACATGTGCGAGTGTATAAATTCCCGGCTGGCATGCCATGCGTTgggaaagccaaaagcaaaacgttCATTAAAATtagacaaattaaaatgttgagcGATGACGCCAGACGAAATGGCCATAAAGTTTCTTCCGCACCAAGCACtcagaaaagagagagagaaagagtggccagtggcagtgtgtgGGAGAGGCCAAAGAGATGCGGAaacaagaggcagagagacaagGAGTTGAATTTGGAAACGCTTTTCGGGGCATTCTTTCAGTTCGAATTCGTTGGCAGCCGCGTCGACTGGCTGGCATTTAAGCGGGAACATTTTGGTAGTCTAGAAAAAGCAtcgaaaaaagcaaagcaaaggcaagaCGCGTGTTTACAATCGCTTAAAGTGCCCCGAAAAGAAAAGCACCCacagaaatatgtacaaataattCATATAGAAGCAGAAAACATTCATTTCTTTATATTGCGGATAGATATATTACGTACAGATACGTATTGTATAtgtgaacaaatatttttatatttaaatcacGAGTGGATcgttccatttgccatttgctctGTCTCGGGCGTTGAGTGAGAAGAGTCAAAAGTACGCGTTCAGCTTGAATTATTTGCTCCCATAAAAAGCCAACCAATAAAACACAATCCAAAGGAAACTTGCGTGTAGAAAAGTGCCTATCCTTCCGTCCAAAGCCAACCCAACACATCCCATCCACACCCGCAACTATGCGGCAATATTTACTTCTGTTTGGCGCGCTCCTCTCGCTGCTGGCCTCAGGTTTGTTTCTTTGGtttgtttcttatttatttattttggtggTTTATGCTCTTGTAAAGGGTATCACGGACATGACAAAGTgttgaaaaatgaaagaaaaaactacttaaaatatttactaaaAAGTCCACACCATTTTTTTTCACTTCTGAATAAATCTTTTGAAATTTATCAATGACTTAGCTGAGACTCTTTGAACTCTATTTTAAAGCTGTCAAAAgaataacaaaatgtttgtaataCTCCCATCCGATTCCCCACAAATATGTAAGAGTCTACAACCTTCGGCTATCCCAAAGTTTCCCTCTGCttgcatgcattttccatttccattctgacattttgtgttttggcatttaattattcctcttttacttttgtgtgtttgctgcctgcctcctgtccCCTCCTGTGGTCTGATCtcattttggccataaataagaCGTAGCTTTTCAtctttttcgtgtttttttcaTGTTGCCAATGCCAACAGCTTACGCCATCAAGTGCTATGCCTGCGAGTCTGTCTACGAGGCGAGCTGCGGCGAGAACTTTGAAGTCGAGAATCATTTCAGATACGATTGCGCCTTCATTGCGCCGCCCCGGTTCCTGGAGAACGATCTGCTCAGCGTGAATGCCACAGCCTGTCTGAAGCGGGTCTTCAAGGGTGAGTacaaaaagcaggaaaatgtCTTGGGAATTTAGAGATAAAATAGGATTTTCGGGGTTTAAATAGATGCAAATGGAAGTTTGAGTAATGTAGGGAGAAAGTAGAAAGAAAAGTGCATCTTTGGTGTTCAAATATTCTGTCCCAAAAGTTAGATTTATCCATGGACACAGAGGAACTTAGACAAGCTTAATTATTAGGGTAATTATCTGTGTGCTCGTGTAGCAATTCCTGTTAGACTTTTACACATTTCCCTGCACTTATTACACCACAAAAATAGGTAAAAATAAGTACAGAAAATGTACCAAAATAGTCTCGAAAAGTTTCAAGATGTTTAACGCACTTAAAAGTGATTTATGACACTTTCATTGCtttcaagaaaatatatgaTAAATTGTTCAAAATTATTTGTACAAGTTGAAAGAGATATTCATCAGTAGATAATGCATTCTGAGGCATTCTGATGTATGGCCAATTTCTTTTGAGATGTTTAAAAtagagaaagaaataaaattaaatgattaaattaatgaatgaaGATTAAATAAGTTATGATAAATGATTAAATAGAGTGAATATAGATAAAGTAACGACTGTCCTGCGTCTAAGAATATTCAAAGTCTGTCTGAGGATATCGTAAATATATTCCCTAGAAATTTCTATCATTGCAGCTAACTTTTCTTGGCAATTTTGCCCAATGAGCTCATGGAAGATGCCACTAAATAGATAGTTTGTAGCCACTTTGTTGATATGGAATGGCTACATATTTGTGCGAACAGCTGTCGCACtgtatcaaaatatttttaatagttCCACCAGACACTCATCTGCGTTGATAGTTGTTGGCTTCATTGAGAATCAAACATGGAAAGACCTTAGAAATTTAGCCCGAAAGTAGACTGACTAATGCCCATGTTCCCACAGAGAACGGTGTACGCAAAATAGTGCGTGGCTGCTACTTTGGCGATGTGAATGCCACAGATGTCTGGTGCCGCATGGATCCCACTTTGACGGCGGTGAAGAACACGAGCTGTCATGTGTGCGACAACGAGAACTACTGCAACGGCGCGGAGGCCATGCGGGTTAATCATGCGGAGACGTGGCAAATGATATCACTAATTGTGTTCCTCTTGGCAGCACAAGTGCCCTGAACACGAGATCCCTGGATCCCTATGCCTAGTCAAATTGTAGTCATACCTTTGTAGAGAGTTATTAGCTGTGTTAATGTCACAATTTCAAGTGTAATTAAGCTAATGGAATGAAGTTAACGCACCCCATGGTGTGTTGGCGTTCAATCGGTGCCATGATGAGCCACGCAAATACGCCTGCCAGttggcaaacaacaatttggaGAGCGAAATACAAActaataaaaactaattttacaccgaaaaatggccaaattgtttatttgttcgaATGCCACTAAtgaacttttgcttttgcctgccTCCGAGATGGATGTATAAACGATGGAGAAGGGCAGGCCGCCAGGCAGGGCACACACATCCATTCCACCCACAATGTCAACACGAATGCGGTCGGTATTTTGGGCACCCCCACTCCACGGCATGGATATGCTCGAAGGTACACGACGCTCGGGTATGAAATGCCAGGAAGCAGAAacgtgaaatgaaatgagctgaaaaagcaaaagaaatgaacaaacacaacacaacacaaaaatctGTTTATGAAAATCACATTCTGAATGCGATTATTGTTCAGTTCAGTTCtgttcagttcagtttttgCTTCTGTTCAGTCTCATGTGTGCAACGCTTCGAGTCGGTAGTCGGTGGTCGGTGGTTCGGTAGTCAATAGTCGGGCAGACACTAGCTGTAGGCAATAACACTGTATATAATGTGATTGCCATTGGCATCTGTGAATACTGTGAAAAAACATCTGTAgcacagaccagaccacaTCGCATCTGTATCCGTATCTATTGAATCACCTCGACACCAGCCCCATTAGCGCGCAGTGGACAGTGTGGAGAGTGGACAGAGTGGAGAGTGAAGAGTGGAGAGTATTCAGATCGTACGGTACAATGCGTCTGTTTGTCTCCtcctctctgtggctgctcgtCACGCTGGTCAGCACAGGTGAATGTCGCTCCCTcttcctccccctcctccttcTTATTCTCCTCTTTGACACACATATTCACGCATGTCGTCATCGTCAACCCTCCCCCGTAGCTCTAGCGATTACCTGCTTCGAATGCGATTCCGTTAACGACGCCGGGTGTGGGGAGATTTTCTCGGGCGATGACATAGCCAAGACGGATTGTAATGCCGTTGAAGTCCTCGGCAACATGCGATCGTATTACCCACAAAGAGGCGAGCCCACTTGCCTGACCAAGTACTATGAGGGtggtaagtacatatgtacatcacttatgtacatatgggcATGTTGCATTAAAACtgttttttattgcttttgttttggcagcgCCTGGAAGCTCCCGTTTCGTGCGACGTTCTTGCTTCTTTGGCGACTCCTCGCCGGCGGATTTCAGCTGCGACGAGTCGCCGGATCCATTGGTGCCGTATCAGAGTTTCCTTGGCTGCACGCTCTGCAGCAGCGATCTATGTAATGCAGCGAGCAGTGGCATGCCCTCTATGTGGATTGCTTTGgtctttgctttacttttgtgGCGCACAAACTAACAGGAGCGCACGGCAATTCCCTTGGGAGTGCAATCTATGAAATATGCGGAGTGCAGAGTGAAGCCATCTGGTTTATGGTTTTATACTTTAAACTTTATACTTCTTATCAAACTTCGAAACGTGACGAACGCAGCGCGCAACGATTATGGAATTATTTTTAAGCTCTTATCTCTTTTTCCCTTTGGATAaacatgtttttgttttaatttttcatttatttgattttcgtttcCGTTGTTTTTATACATCCACTAAAATGAtttaacatacatataatatatatatatttttataatagTTATTCttgtttgtttaataatataatttattgaataAAATTTTACTCATCTCCTactatatatgtgtgtgtatgtgtatgtgtgtgtgtgtgttgtaacTAGAATTTATCGTttaaaaattatgcataaattaaataaaatcaacacaCACTCGTCTCGCAATTGATCTTTTAATATAATATTCagataatatatttatgtgttggatgtacatttatttccacagtttgctgcataaattattgtttaggGGTTAAGGGTATGGGTTGACACGATCACTATAGCATGGGTTATGGGTTTAGCTCGCTGGCGCCTACAACTATTCATTTCACTTTGCAAGGGCTACACATAAATAacattcaaatataaatatatctgtttatatgtttatgtttatgggtATTTATCTGTAGATAATATATAGGCATATATCAAATATTATAAACTACACACATTGAGAACAATTTCAGATAGaaaaaacagttttttttatgtacaacAGATTTAGTGTTTGCTTTACCAAATACTGTCCATGTAAGcgttccctctctctatccccGACCAAGAGAAACCCTGGGGACTGAGTCAATGCCATGAACAATCCGCTCCAAGCACTCCCGCAGATCGTCTTAAGCTCTATAAACATTATCATCGAACGATTGTGTAAGAATTAGTCAAccaaaataaagtaaattcACATTCAGAAAACAAGTAACAAACGGATTTCATTCACTTATTTATCGCTTATGCATTATGTATTGGGGCATCATCTTGTTCAGCTTTTTTGCAGCTGGTATTTATAATGTTATTGATcggttacacacacacatatacaatTGAATCAatagtaacaacaacaacacagagaGTTTTATGTTTAAAACCTAAAGAACTATTCATATTCACGCGTAGCCTTTCCACAGCCACTCTGCATACCCCCACAGATTGCATTGGATCTGGATTGGCTAAGGGTTATACATGGGACATTGTGGAGTACCAGCCTCCACAATCGTTGTGGAGTGTTTTGCCTGTCATTTTGCTTGCAATCTGTGGCCCATGTcttcaacttttgttttccctttcttcAATTTTTCGTTGTGGCTTGTAACAATTCGCTTGAGTAGCGCAATGATCGTTTCAGCTGGGTCCAACAGAGTCTGCCATCGCTCAAAGTCAGATCAAGAGAGGCCAACACAGGAAGAGAGCAATCAATTCCCACACATCATATgcgtatttgtttttctttctttcttcttttttttaacataAAAACTGACTagaaaagtgtgcaaaaatttcgtgtgtgcttgtgtgaaTTTCGCTGGTATTGAATATGGAATGGAATCTTGAAATAATTATTGAATTTCCATCGATCTTTTGTTTATGTAGCCTTCAACTTGTAATACATTTCCTTCTagatattttcttttccattttgagATCAATTTGACATGAGTACGTGGATCGATCGctggctctttctctctctttaaacACTTTGCAGACTCTGTTGGCAAGGACATTggctttacatttttgcatcattttgtgggctatatatttatgttattGGGCATATCTAATATATAGTTTGCTTATGTTTTATCTGAGCATAATCATTGAAGCTTTAATCGAAACATGTTTGGGGGTTTTTTGCTTTATccataatatattttttcttggcGTGAACCCCGTTCAGAGACACTTTCGGTTTCGCGTCGCTCTCAAGTTGTACACTTTTCTATACACATAGCAAATAGTAATagcaataataatagcaaTCTTAACAACATTAATAACGAATTCAGTCAAGTCAGTAAATTTGGTttacagaaaaaaataataaagaaaatatataaaatacaagCTAAACGAAATTATAAACgaaataaacaataataaacattttttccatccatattttttttatcattttcaattcaattttaacGCGGATTTATCTTTCTACAACAGTTTTTCGCGGGGTTTGTCTTTCTACAACATTTCTTTCAGGGGCATAGAAATACGGATTTACATTTAGTTACACACATCATTATATAGTTATTGTTTATGCATACGTAtaatatatgtttatgtttatctATGTTTTATAtagtatatgtgtatgtgggggggttattattattattattattattataacaACTATTGTATTGTAATTTCAAAGCTTTGCGTTTTGAAACATAAACTCACAGAGTATTTCcattatataatatataatttgcatgttttttgtATCTTCATTCATTTGAAACATTTAACATTAACACGAAggctgcactgcttgctgcactgcttgctgccaCTTTCGTTACATCTAtttataaatagtttttttttataaatgtttaaacatttttttcatCTTCCTTCTTTAGGATCATCTTCCGCCAGTGGGTGCGGAAGGAAGTGTGTGTGAAATCTTTAGGTTTTtgagtggttttttttggtggagATGCACAaagggttttggtttttggctgaGCACTTGATCATCGGCGGGCGTTATTGGTTGGATTGAAACAGAGCTTCCCATTCCGAGTCTCCTTTAGATGCCCACAAAGCCATAGACTTCCAGTACACGGATCTCAAAGTCACCGGATGGACAGAGCGGGGGATTGTTGAAGGTCTTGCAACCATCCGTTTTGCCAAAGCGTATATTCTCATCCATCCAGATGGCCTGACCCTCACTAAAAAGGAAAGAGCAGCCACATTAGTAAGCGAAACAGTTGGAGTACCAAAAGAATTCAAAACTTACCCTCCACCGATGGTAATCATTTTGGAATCTGCGGCCATAAACAGCTCGGAGCTGTGTCCCAGATCCTTGTCACCCTCAATGCCCACCCAGGGGTACTTGGCACGCTCTGGATACAAAGAGAAGAGGAAGGTTTCGCCGGTGCCAAAGTAGGCCTGTCGCTGGCCCTTGTCATCCTTGACATTCCGTTCAAACCAGCGCGACGAGCAATAGGCGCCAAAGACCTGAAGGAATAAAAGGAGTTACGTTTGATCTTTTGGATAGTTTTTGTCTTGGAACTTACCTCATTATTGCAAGTTTTGATCATCAGCAGCGTGGGCTCGTGCTGCTCCACACGCACATAGAATGTGGTCAGCGAGCAGCCGTGCTCCTCTGTGGTATACAGCAGCACCGGTTGGTACATTGTTATCCGCACAGGCAGCCACGACCACAGCGTGAACAGCTAAAGGGAAGCAAcacaaacattatttattagttttcaTTGTATTGGCAAAGAGCAGTTTAATTTAGCTACAACTACTCGGTACAAGTAACTGATTTAAGTGGGGTAGCAATTAGCCAAATGACAAAACAAACGTAAATACGTAGTAGGCGGCGGGTAATCAATAAAAGACGTGAAAGAACATGAACTAAAAGGCcaaaagccaacgaaaaaCCAAACTAAAAGCCAAAGtaacatttatatgtatgtaataaaCGGGATAAACGAACTCTCAAACAGATCTAATGAAGGGCACTAAGGGTGGTCTAACTACGGCGCAcggtacagcagcagctcaaactgcaggcagcagcagctcaaactgcaggcagcagcagc
The sequence above is a segment of the Drosophila subobscura isolate 14011-0131.10 chromosome U, UCBerk_Dsub_1.0, whole genome shotgun sequence genome. Coding sequences within it:
- the LOC117902487 gene encoding uncharacterized protein LOC117902487, which encodes MRQYLLLFGALLSLLASAYAIKCYACESVYEASCGENFEVENHFRYDCAFIAPPRFLENDLLSVNATACLKRVFKENGVRKIVRGCYFGDVNATDVWCRMDPTLTAVKNTSCHVCDNENYCNGAEAMRVNHAETWQMISLIVFLLAAQVP
- the LOC117902486 gene encoding uncharacterized protein LOC117902486 isoform X2, whose translation is MRLFVSSSLWLLVTLVSTALAITCFECDSVNDAGCGEIFSGDDIAKTDCNAVEVLGNMRSYYPQRGEPTCLTKYYEGAPGSSRFVRRSCFFGDSSPADFSCDESPDPLVPYQSFLGCTLCSSDLCNAASSGMPSMWIALVFALLLWRTN
- the LOC117902486 gene encoding uncharacterized protein LOC117902486 isoform X1, producing MRLFVSSSLWLLVTLVSTGECRSLFLPLLLLILLFDTHIHACRHRQPSPVALAITCFECDSVNDAGCGEIFSGDDIAKTDCNAVEVLGNMRSYYPQRGEPTCLTKYYEGAPGSSRFVRRSCFFGDSSPADFSCDESPDPLVPYQSFLGCTLCSSDLCNAASSGMPSMWIALVFALLLWRTN